A section of the Patescibacteria group bacterium genome encodes:
- a CDS encoding LAGLIDADG family homing endonuclease has product MGSRSNKIDLAYIAGFLDGDGSLMLQIKKRKDGKAKVRFMATICFYQDTRHEKELHWIQEVFGIGYFSKRNDGMSELRINGYESVRDIITSLIPYIKFKRHQAKALYVATNILSKTKYAKLSRKQLEVLVNCILEIQSENYVTRRKKTKQELHTLLGLTP; this is encoded by the coding sequence GTGGGAAGTCGATCTAACAAAATAGACTTAGCGTATATCGCTGGGTTTCTTGATGGAGATGGAAGTCTTATGCTTCAAATAAAGAAGCGTAAGGACGGCAAGGCGAAAGTTCGCTTCATGGCCACAATCTGTTTCTATCAAGATACTCGGCATGAGAAAGAATTGCATTGGATCCAGGAAGTTTTTGGCATCGGCTATTTTTCCAAAAGGAACGATGGCATGTCCGAATTACGGATCAATGGGTATGAGTCGGTGAGAGATATTATCACATCGCTCATACCCTATATAAAGTTCAAACGGCACCAGGCCAAGGCACTTTATGTAGCAACAAACATTCTTTCCAAAACAAAATATGCGAAATTAAGTCGGAAACAGCTCGAAGTTTTGGTCAATTGCATCTTGGAAATACAGAGTGAAAACTATGTAACCAGGAGAAAAAAGACAAAGCAAGAGCTGCATACATTGTTAGGTTTGACCCCGTAA